In a single window of the Terriglobales bacterium genome:
- a CDS encoding class I SAM-dependent methyltransferase yields the protein MTRTRDGQKAVSTEEFRDYDEHVSSLFEIAARRWREAARHAGAWRATRELAGDMWYFVRDSTPERARARYGDLDYDFESGADTTAANVGWRARLAAALAGAPYQPTVPAEFHEIVRSPALDASAFTFLDVGSGKGRALLLAAEYPFRRIVGVEIVPELHASAKENIRQWKARHGEREIESVRGDARDFPIPEGPLVVYLFNPLPEAALADLVRRVEDSWRAAPRPVFLLYHNAINARVLEEAEVFERIGRTERYALYRARQVSG from the coding sequence GTGACGCGAACCAGAGACGGCCAGAAGGCCGTCTCTACCGAAGAGTTTCGCGATTACGATGAGCACGTGAGTTCGCTCTTCGAGATCGCCGCGCGGCGGTGGCGGGAGGCGGCGCGGCACGCGGGAGCGTGGCGCGCGACGCGCGAGCTGGCCGGCGACATGTGGTACTTCGTGCGCGACTCGACGCCGGAGCGCGCGCGAGCGCGCTACGGCGACCTGGACTACGACTTCGAGAGCGGCGCGGACACGACGGCGGCGAACGTCGGTTGGCGAGCGCGGCTGGCGGCCGCGCTCGCCGGCGCGCCGTACCAGCCCACGGTGCCGGCGGAGTTCCACGAAATAGTGCGCTCGCCCGCCCTCGACGCGAGCGCGTTCACGTTCCTCGACGTGGGGTCCGGCAAGGGGCGCGCGCTGCTCTTGGCGGCGGAGTATCCGTTCCGAAGGATCGTGGGCGTGGAGATCGTGCCGGAGCTGCACGCGTCGGCGAAAGAGAACATCCGCCAGTGGAAGGCGCGGCACGGCGAGCGGGAGATCGAGTCCGTGCGGGGCGACGCGCGGGACTTCCCTATTCCGGAGGGGCCGCTGGTGGTCTATCTCTTCAACCCGCTGCCGGAGGCGGCGCTCGCGGATCTCGTGCGGCGAGTGGAAGACTCGTGGCGCGCGGCGCCGCGGCCGGTGTTCCTCCTGTATCACAACGCGATCAACGCTCGCGTGCTGGAGGAGGCGGAAGTGTTCGAGCGCATCGGGAGGACGGAGCGGTACGCGCTCTATCGCGCGCGGCAAGTCTCGGGCTAG
- a CDS encoding bifunctional acetate--CoA ligase family protein/GNAT family N-acetyltransferase, with translation MSFPSQKPRPSSDPSHNFLRSESASPLDAIFKPESVAVIGATDREGSVGRAVLTNLKKSFKGRVYGVNPSRKEVLGVPCFPDVRSVPGPLDQVVVITPAPTVPGVMRECVAAGVRSAVIITAGFKEHGEAGAALEREIKHIIRGTGLRVIGPNCVGVMNPLLGLNATFAHDIARPGNVAFLSQSGALLVAILDWSLRELVGFSSFVSTGSMLDVGWGDLIYYLGDDPHTQSILIYMESIGDARSFLSAAREVALAKPIIVIKAGRTEAASKAAASHTGSLTGSDDVLEAAFRRCGVLRVNSIADLFYMAEVLGRQPRPQGPRLTIVTNAGGPGVLATDALISGGGELTQLAPETLAKLNEFLPPHWSHGNPIDILGDAGPERYARTLEIAAHDPNSDGLLAVLIPQGMNDLSLTAEHVAKYAHMFGKPMLASLMGGAATAKSEEMLNQKGIPTFAFPDTAARAFDYMWRYTYNLRGLYETPVLAEESGAAADRVAAVGKLLGEARHAGRTILTEFESKQILALYGIPTVETFVAQSADEAAKLAARLGYPVVLKLHSLTVTHKTDVGGVQLNLADEKAVRAAFRKIEDSVTAKAGRDAFHGVAVQKMMKFEGYELIVGSSPDPQFGPVILFGAGGQLVEVFQDRALALPPLNTTLARRLMDQTRIFKALGGVRGRKPVNIAELERLLVLFSYLVVEQPWIKEVDINPLLASAERLIALDARVVLHPPQTKEEELPRPAVRSYPAQYVSTWKMKDGETVTIRPIRPEDEPLMVEFHKTLSERSIYLRYFHMANLTWRTAHERLQRICFIDYDREMALVVEQRDPISGARRLLAIGRLSRQHATNDAEFSVLVSDQFQRQGLGTELLRRLIQVGRDEKLARITANVLPENTEMQTVLKRLGFDVHTADDGTLLAATITL, from the coding sequence GTGAGTTTCCCCTCGCAGAAGCCGCGCCCCTCCAGCGACCCTTCCCACAATTTCCTGCGCTCCGAGAGCGCCTCGCCGCTCGACGCCATCTTCAAGCCCGAGAGCGTCGCCGTCATCGGCGCCACCGATCGCGAAGGCTCGGTCGGCCGCGCCGTCCTCACCAACCTCAAGAAGTCGTTCAAGGGACGCGTCTACGGCGTGAACCCCAGCCGCAAGGAAGTCCTCGGCGTCCCCTGCTTCCCGGATGTGAGGTCCGTCCCTGGGCCGCTCGACCAGGTCGTTGTCATCACCCCCGCGCCGACCGTGCCGGGCGTGATGCGCGAGTGCGTCGCCGCCGGCGTGCGCTCCGCCGTCATCATCACCGCCGGCTTCAAGGAGCACGGCGAAGCCGGCGCCGCGCTCGAGCGCGAGATCAAGCACATCATCCGCGGCACCGGGCTGCGCGTCATCGGGCCGAACTGCGTCGGCGTGATGAACCCGCTCCTCGGCCTGAACGCCACCTTCGCGCACGACATCGCGCGCCCCGGCAACGTTGCCTTCCTCAGCCAGAGCGGCGCGCTGCTGGTCGCCATCCTCGACTGGAGCCTGCGCGAACTCGTCGGCTTCAGCTCCTTCGTCTCCACCGGTTCCATGCTCGATGTCGGCTGGGGCGACCTTATCTACTACCTCGGCGACGACCCGCACACCCAGTCCATCCTCATCTACATGGAATCCATCGGCGACGCGCGCAGCTTCCTCTCGGCCGCGCGCGAGGTCGCGCTCGCCAAGCCCATCATCGTCATCAAGGCGGGCCGCACCGAGGCCGCCTCCAAGGCCGCCGCCTCCCACACCGGCTCGCTCACCGGCTCCGACGACGTGCTCGAAGCCGCCTTCCGCCGCTGCGGCGTCCTGCGCGTCAACTCCATCGCCGACCTCTTCTACATGGCGGAAGTCCTCGGCCGGCAGCCGCGCCCGCAGGGCCCGCGACTCACCATCGTCACCAACGCCGGCGGACCCGGCGTGCTCGCCACCGACGCCCTCATCTCCGGCGGAGGCGAGCTCACGCAGCTCGCCCCCGAGACCCTCGCCAAGCTCAACGAGTTCCTGCCGCCGCATTGGTCGCACGGCAATCCCATCGACATCCTCGGCGACGCCGGCCCCGAACGCTACGCCAGGACGCTCGAGATCGCCGCCCACGATCCCAACTCCGACGGCCTGCTCGCTGTCCTCATCCCGCAAGGCATGAACGACCTCTCGCTCACCGCCGAGCACGTCGCGAAGTACGCGCATATGTTCGGCAAGCCCATGCTCGCCTCGCTCATGGGCGGCGCCGCCACCGCCAAGAGCGAGGAGATGCTCAACCAGAAAGGCATCCCGACCTTCGCCTTTCCCGACACCGCCGCGCGCGCCTTCGACTACATGTGGCGCTACACCTACAACCTCCGCGGGCTCTACGAGACGCCCGTGCTCGCCGAAGAATCCGGCGCCGCCGCCGACCGCGTCGCCGCGGTAGGGAAGTTGCTCGGCGAAGCGCGCCACGCCGGCCGCACCATCCTCACCGAGTTCGAGTCCAAGCAGATCCTCGCGCTCTACGGCATCCCGACCGTCGAGACCTTCGTCGCGCAGTCCGCCGACGAAGCCGCGAAGCTCGCCGCCAGGCTCGGCTATCCGGTCGTCCTCAAGCTGCACTCGCTCACCGTCACGCACAAGACCGACGTCGGCGGCGTGCAGCTCAACCTCGCCGACGAGAAGGCGGTGCGAGCGGCGTTCAGGAAGATCGAGGACTCGGTCACCGCCAAGGCCGGCCGTGACGCCTTCCACGGCGTCGCGGTGCAGAAGATGATGAAGTTCGAAGGCTACGAGCTCATCGTCGGCAGCTCGCCCGACCCGCAGTTCGGCCCCGTCATCCTCTTCGGCGCCGGCGGCCAGCTCGTCGAGGTCTTTCAGGACCGCGCCCTCGCCTTGCCGCCGCTCAACACCACGCTCGCCCGCCGCCTCATGGACCAGACCCGCATCTTCAAGGCGCTCGGCGGCGTTCGCGGACGCAAGCCGGTGAACATTGCCGAGCTCGAGCGCCTGCTCGTCCTCTTCAGCTACCTCGTCGTCGAGCAGCCGTGGATCAAAGAGGTGGACATCAACCCGCTGCTCGCCTCCGCCGAGCGCCTCATCGCGCTCGACGCTCGCGTCGTCCTCCACCCGCCGCAAACGAAAGAAGAAGAGCTGCCCAGGCCCGCCGTCCGCTCCTACCCGGCCCAGTACGTCTCCACCTGGAAGATGAAGGACGGCGAGACCGTGACCATCCGCCCCATCCGGCCCGAGGACGAGCCGCTCATGGTCGAGTTCCACAAGACGCTCTCCGAACGCAGCATCTACCTGCGCTACTTCCACATGGCCAACCTCACCTGGCGCACCGCGCACGAGCGCCTGCAGCGCATCTGCTTCATCGACTACGACCGCGAGATGGCCCTGGTCGTCGAGCAGCGCGACCCCATCTCGGGCGCGCGCCGCCTGCTCGCCATCGGCCGCCTCAGCCGCCAGCACGCCACCAACGACGCCGAGTTCTCCGTGCTCGTTTCCGACCAGTTCCAGCGCCAGGGGCTCGGCACCGAGCTGCTCCGCCGCCTCATCCAGGTCGGCCGCGACGAGAAACTCGCCCGCATCACCGCCAACGTCCTGCCCGAGAACACCGAGATGCAGACCGTCCTCAAGCGCCTCGGCTTCGACGTCCACACCGCCGACGACGGCACCCTGCTCGCCGCCACCATCACGCTCTAA
- a CDS encoding dienelactone hydrolase family protein, which yields MKRTMALLVLLAMSALPALAQDWAKQRLEKSPRHGEWIEVKHGARTVRAFVVYPEAKQKAAAVIVIHEIFGLTDWVRTVADELAANGYIAIAPDLLSGAGPNGGGSDSFPDVDARRAAIGKLDPDQITADLNAVADYVTKLPAANGKLAVGGFCWGGGQTFRFATNRKDLKAAFVFYGPPPKEFANITAPVYGFYGGNDARINATIPDTQKAMKDAKKKYEPVTYEGAGHGFMRAGEDPANTNPANTTARAAAWKRWLALLKKM from the coding sequence ATGAAACGAACGATGGCGTTGCTGGTGTTGCTGGCGATGAGCGCGCTGCCGGCGCTCGCGCAGGATTGGGCGAAACAGAGACTGGAGAAATCGCCGCGCCACGGCGAGTGGATCGAGGTGAAACACGGCGCGCGCACGGTGCGGGCGTTCGTGGTGTACCCGGAAGCGAAGCAGAAAGCGGCGGCGGTGATCGTGATCCACGAGATCTTCGGGCTCACCGACTGGGTGCGGACGGTGGCGGACGAACTGGCGGCGAACGGCTACATCGCCATCGCGCCGGACCTGCTGTCGGGCGCGGGGCCGAACGGCGGCGGGAGCGATTCCTTCCCCGACGTGGACGCACGGCGCGCGGCCATCGGCAAACTCGATCCCGACCAGATCACCGCGGACCTGAACGCGGTGGCCGACTACGTGACGAAGCTGCCGGCAGCGAACGGGAAGCTTGCCGTCGGCGGGTTCTGCTGGGGCGGCGGGCAGACGTTCCGCTTCGCAACGAACCGCAAGGACTTGAAGGCCGCGTTCGTCTTTTACGGGCCTCCGCCGAAGGAGTTCGCGAACATCACGGCGCCGGTGTACGGCTTCTACGGCGGCAACGACGCGCGCATCAATGCGACCATCCCGGACACCCAGAAGGCGATGAAGGACGCGAAGAAGAAGTACGAGCCGGTGACCTACGAGGGCGCGGGGCACGGCTTCATGCGCGCGGGCGAAGACCCGGCAAACACGAACCCGGCGAACACGACGGCGCGCGCCGCGGCGTGGAAGCGCTGGCTGGCGCTGCTGAAGAAGATGTAG
- a CDS encoding pyridoxal phosphate-dependent aminotransferase, which yields MNIEFAARMDALGTETAFEVLAHARRLEAQGKNVIHLEIGEPDFETPVHITEAAIRALYDGYTHYTPAAGLLEARAAVAEYVSHTRGITATPEETVLVPGSKNILLYAALSLVNPGDEVIYPDPGYPIYESVARFVGATPKPIRLREENDFRFDLDEFRALLSPRTRLVILNSPHNPCGSILERSDIEAIAEAVLRTKAFVLSDEIYSRIQYDGAPFSILSVPGMQERAILMDGLSKAYAMTGWRLGFGVMPVPLAEKMAKLTINSNSCAVAFVQMAAIAALLGPQDSVDEMVAEFRARRDLIVGELNRIEGVSCRMPRGAFYAFANVSRVTGDAKQLANRLLDEGGVACLAGTAFGPAGKGYLRFSYANNQQKILEGMRRMREVLSRQLVTA from the coding sequence ATGAACATCGAATTTGCCGCTCGCATGGACGCCCTCGGCACCGAAACCGCCTTTGAAGTCCTGGCGCACGCCCGCCGTCTCGAGGCGCAAGGCAAGAACGTGATCCACCTCGAGATCGGCGAGCCCGATTTCGAGACCCCCGTCCACATCACCGAGGCCGCCATCCGCGCCCTGTACGACGGCTATACGCACTACACGCCCGCCGCCGGCCTCCTCGAGGCGCGCGCCGCCGTCGCCGAATATGTGTCACACACCCGTGGCATCACTGCCACACCCGAGGAGACTGTCCTCGTACCGGGCTCCAAGAACATCCTGCTCTACGCCGCGCTCTCGCTGGTGAACCCGGGCGACGAGGTCATCTATCCCGACCCCGGATATCCCATCTACGAATCGGTCGCGCGCTTCGTCGGCGCCACCCCCAAGCCCATCCGGCTGCGCGAGGAGAACGACTTCCGCTTCGACCTCGACGAGTTCCGCGCGCTGCTCTCGCCGCGCACCCGCCTCGTCATCCTCAACTCGCCGCACAATCCCTGCGGCTCCATCCTCGAGCGCTCCGACATCGAGGCCATCGCCGAAGCCGTGCTGCGCACCAAGGCCTTCGTGCTCTCCGACGAGATCTACAGCCGCATCCAGTACGACGGAGCGCCCTTCAGCATCCTCTCCGTACCCGGCATGCAGGAGCGCGCCATCCTCATGGACGGCCTCTCCAAGGCCTATGCCATGACCGGCTGGCGCCTCGGCTTCGGCGTCATGCCCGTCCCGCTCGCCGAGAAGATGGCCAAGCTCACCATCAACTCCAACTCCTGCGCCGTCGCCTTCGTCCAGATGGCCGCCATCGCCGCGCTGCTCGGCCCGCAAGACTCCGTGGACGAGATGGTCGCCGAGTTCCGCGCGCGCCGCGACCTCATCGTCGGCGAGCTCAACCGCATCGAGGGCGTGAGCTGCCGCATGCCCCGGGGCGCCTTCTACGCTTTCGCCAACGTCTCGCGCGTCACCGGCGACGCCAAGCAGCTCGCCAACCGCCTGCTCGACGAGGGCGGCGTCGCCTGCCTCGCCGGCACCGCGTTCGGTCCCGCCGGCAAGGGATACCTCCGCTTCTCGTACGCCAACAACCAGCAGAAGATCCTCGAGGGCATGCGCCGCATGCGCGAGGTCCTCAGCCGCCAGCTCGTCACCGCCTAA